tattatctttattattattgtcataagcaggtttatatatgatgtgtgtgttgtggaccccaaacttctgacccgggtttggagggcgccacaggtttggtatcagagctacatgttataagtcactgacacaagcctagattgtcgggaatgggtagagggtaaggattagaagtaagaaatagaaagatataacgttgagaggttgagtgcgattgtatagtaggtgTTAGTATGATTCATGTGgtgattcgagattcttattttgCGATGTGATTTTCAaatagcagcgatggcagattctATCATTCCAGTACAATCTGTTCATTCtgagccttcagttggaggaccgtcatctgatccacgtCCTACTCTTCCACAAGTGTTGGCTATACTACATTCTGTTGTGCCAGCTGTACCACTGCGAGCTATTCCACCTCCtggtatgaggccacctatccgaggacccccacctgctgatttcgattctactgggcattcagttgcgagttCACCATTTCAGTCTACTCCACACCATGTTCCTTATttccggtatgaggctcttcttttggagcGTGAGGCCCTGTTGGCACAGATTCGAGAGTTACAACATATTGTgaggactatagatgttgataGGAGTgcgagggagcttcgagaggagattcatgtgacacggagggttcttgaggctagattGCATGGAGCTGCATGTGCGTATGCAGGCCCTGATGCTCTTATGGGATGGGCCAGAGAGGTGATGGAGGATCTTGGGAGGCTTGGTGGACTAGAGTTTCCCTAGAGTTAGAGACAGAGatgcagagatagagatgctgagCCAAAGTTGCTGTGGTAGTTTTATTATGTACATTAGTGTGTAACGTGTATCAGcagacttttgggttgtatttatataCTAGACTTGCCGATTAGTGTGTAGGcttattgtaccctttttgcttttgtTAAAGCGTTTTCACGTTTGTACTACcaaaactttgatatatatatcagtaccttttcttttttagcattgtcatttatattactgcacctattttattttactttatttacTGCACCAGCTATAAActcttgtgataccatgtaccctatccccttaactgtttatattttgtaaagaaacatgcaatttacttagttcaactactacaaattttttcaaaaagagatatttttgttttacaaaaacttttcataaaaaaggatttgatttaaaggctaaataagttgtttgattcttaacagaaaatgcctcccagaagaaatactcgttctaccaaccaaaatgaataaaccaacaacaacaacaatcaagacaacaataaccagaatgcaaATCCAGGTCCCATTGACCCAAtagtagcccagattctccagatcttggctcaacaaaccCTCAACCTTACTCAATAGCAGCAAAGACAAACCAACCCTcaggtaacttttaagacttttcaggcggtgaatccaccggAATTCAAAGGTTCTTTAGATACGATTGAAGCGagagtttggttaaaggagatagagaagtcatttgctttgGTTAAGGTGAAAGAGGAATAGAAAGTTGAGTTTgtaagttattatttgaagaatgaagccacctactggtgggacaccattaagacattggaaggtacatatgttattacttgggaaagattcaaggaattgtttctagagaagtattttccccagtttgttcaagatcaaatggaattgaagttcctcgatctaaagcaaggaaatatgttagtagcaaactatgaaagcaagtttgaagaattgtcaaggtttgtaccTTTACATGTGGacactgacaggaagaaagctaagagatttcaacaaggtcttaagccatggatcagagtgaaggtagccatatttgaattggatacctatgcaggagttgtacagaaggccatgattacAGAAACGGAGAGTGAAATGACACAAAAGGAGAAGAAGAGCAAGAAAAGAAAGTGtgaaggaaatgaaggacagtcacaagtagggaagtttccaaattttaaccagaggaaaggcaagtttcagctagggagaaattttaattttaagaagCAAAATACTGGCGACGGAGGACAAGGAAACCGTCCAGCCACTCGGAACCAACCAAATCAGCTAAGGCTAACTTtaccagattgtcaggtatgtggaaagaaatatggaagagtttgtaacaagttgaatgtggtttgttataagtgtaatcagaaaggacCCTATTCAAGGGAATGTTGTAACCAGCCAGCCAGAGAGCCAGTGAACAAAGACCAGCCTACCCGGAATCCAGAAGTTAAGGTTCCAGCagttggatttacatgctttaaatgcggaaagccaggacacatagcaagggaatgcaagacaccaaccccagttagtaatgcattgagaattatgggatcaACACTAGTAGTGAATGAAACTCTAAGGGCCAGAGTTTTTGACATGTATGTGAAGGACgttatccaggatactgatgttgtggcaggtacgcttattttgaattttttatgtgccaaagtgtcAGTAGgttcgggagcaactcgatcgtttctttctcaagactttgttaataagttaaattgtccagttgaatggttaaatgaaataatgatcgtggaattagcaaatcaagaacgtgtatctgttaatcaagtatgtgtgaactgtgagattgagatttctggtaataagttttgtgtagatttgatatcatttaagttaggagagtttgacgttattttaggaatggaatGGCTACCCAAGCACGATGCTTAGATAGATTgtcgtaataagaaggtaattttgaagacGCAAGACGAGAAAGTAGTAACGTTTAAAGGTCAGAAGCAAGcgaagaagttcttaatgataattcaagctaagaagcTACTAcaacaaggatgcgagcatttcatttcttatgtgattgatagaaatcaggagccatcaaaacttgaagatattccagaagtcaatgagtttccagacgtATTCCTCTATGAGTTACCAGtacttcctccagacagagaaattgagtttgcaatcgacttagcacctggaacggaaccaatatccaaggccccgtatagaatggcaccccttgaaatgaaggagttagcaaagcagttgcaagaattgttagagaaaggagtgattagacccagtgtgtccccatggggtgcaccaatactatttgttaagaagaaggatggaagtatgagattatgtatcgactatcgagagctcAATTGTAACGCCTGTGAATATTTGATATGaatgtaatataatattttattttgtgCTATATAATTTTTATGTGTATCAGATGTCAGGAATTATGAGAATTCAATGTATTCGTATATGTTCTTCGTTGTGTGGCATTGCGAATATTGTTAGATTATTTATAGGCATATAATTAATTGTATGCAAGCAAATTTCGTTACGCGAGTAAATAATATTTGAGTTACTGTAGTTGCGATTAAGCGATAGATTATTATTCGGCTTAGAATCAAATTACTTGCTATTTTCCTATATGACTTagaatttttaattatatttattgtgGCTTGTTTAATAGGAAATTGATCttagaaaattcttttaaaatatattcttattcaaaatttttgaaaataattttataaaacttctaaaatctcatagtatttatggtattaattttgtgatttatggagttgtattttattaattaaaatccattctttttaatcatacttttattaattatttaattactagCATATTGCATGCATTTAAGCTTATAATAGGGTCCAAGGCTAAGACCATCAATTCTAACCCCACTAACTTCAGAGATTACCtctttaaccttgcatgcatttttgtcACTACTAGCAAGAGGGATATTTAATTACATTCTCCATTCCACTCTCACATTTTAGTAACAAAAACCAAGTGAGTGCTCTCATTTTTCCACACACACCCACTCACACACCTCACTCTCTCGTCTCTTCActccctctcggccgaagcccaTCCCCACCCCCATTCTTGTCattttcttcactttttcttcatcttcttttacTTCTCAAGTTAGTCAAGCCAAGAACTTCATCATTTAGTGGAGTAGCATCATCTTAAGGTGAGTTTTATGTGTGCATGTTGGTAAAGCCGAGGTTGAGGCCTTGACTTTTTTGAACTCAAGGTTGCAACTATGGTGGCTTATAGAAATGAGCAAGATATGATCTTGGAGGGGTGTTAAACTTCTATTTTACCAATTCATATTCATTGTTCATAAACATTTGGCAATGATTTCTTAGGAACCGAATGTAAAGTGTTGATTTTGGGAAgtttttatgaaaaatgaccATGCATGTTGATTTTGAAAGTCTTACTCCTTATAAATGTTGTTTTGGTAAGATTAAACCCTTGCATGCTATTTTTACATCAAGACACCTTAAGTTTTttacttgcatgttgattttagcacttgcatgttggatatagtacttgcatgttgatttacaagtgattttctAAGTAGAGACTATACTTGTTGATTTTGTGCTTCGGTATTTGACTTGTATGAGATGCATGCTGTGGTTTTTGGTTATAAAATGCTAGATGAAGTATTCTATGATGATAAGTGATTATATTCATTTGATTTCAAGTTATTAATTTGATTATATAGTTTGAATTTTCGCTTAACAACTCGAAATCATGATATTGCTATAATAGTTGTTCTTTTAACCACTTGATACATGATTTTTCTGAGTTGCATGCCATGTTTCCTTTGATAAAATGCTAGTTTATATTATAAATGATGATATGAGCTTAAGTTCAGTAGGTGTTATGAAGTTACCATGCATGTTTACTTCAAATTTGCTTAAAATGCTAAGTAACGGCTTGTCTTGTGATATGTTACTTTGCTTGTTTTTATAAGTGATCTTCATGCTAAATAAATTGTAAATAACCCTATATGTTGTTAGTCATTAGGTATTAGTGTATGTTAGGGCTTTCCTTGATTGGTTGTCGATTGTTATTTAGTTTTGGTGTAAtgaagggagttaaggtggaaggagtcgCATTGATCTTAGTTGAACAGATTTTTGTACTAGAAGTTTAGATCATTTTAGGTGAGTTTTAGCAAGGTCTTGTAGGCCTGAGCTCAAGGGAGTTAGAACTTGGTTTCCTACTTGAGTCCAGTGGCTTTATATTGTATAAAAACTTGCATTTGGTTAGGCGCACACACAAACCTGAGAGCAACTCAGAATAGGGCATATTTGGGTAAACTTGACTTTTGGTTGATTATCATCATGTCATAGGTTAGGCCTTCATGGGGAATTGGTATAAATAGGTATAATGAAGTCTTAGGAAGCTTAAAAGCCTTTAAAATCAATAAATGAACTAGATAaatgagttttaagttggtaaaatcAAGGCAGTTTGGAAATCAGGGAAGGCAGTTTTGTGTCAATTTCCACTTAaggcctagggaggcctgagTGAGGCCTTTGAGTCATTCTAACTTTGAGAGTCAGTTTAGAGTCTTAATAACCTTTGAGAGTTGGTTTGGAttgaaggcccaaggtggagataccttatTTCTACCAAAACACCCAAGAGTCACCATTAGAGTTGTCTTTGGAAACTTTAGAAAGGTGCATTACATTTGTGTATCTTTTAAATGAAGCCTTGATGTCAAACCAATTACTAAAGTTATCTTAAAGTCATAAGAAGTCATAGGAGTCAGAATATAGTAAAGGCCCAAGGTAGAACTTCATATTTTTGCCAAGGCACACAATTGGTGCCAAGGTGTGCATTCGATAAGTCAAATAGTATGCATTGCATTTGTGAATCATTTGAAGTGAGGCATAAGTGTGCCTTACTAATTTTAGATTGAGTTGAGGTCTGTAAAGGTGGATTAGGAGTACTGGTCATGATAATTATATGTTATATGATTAATTGTTTAAGTGACTAAGGTCGTAAATAGAGTATAGATGtgtattattaattaagtgataaaattgccatgccatttcttgctatgtgttatgtgggTTATGTGATGCATGTATTACTTGTAATTAGTAGAAATtaagattatatatatatatatatgtgtgtgtatatgtgtatatatatgtatttatagtatacgcgaaaggtagttagcaagagttgtaatgaggatactatttattataggttcaagtaggaggtCAGGAAAGAAGCCCATAGACAATTCCATTGAAGAGCTCAGTAAGCGTAGTCTAGGAAAGTGAACTCTCAATTTATCTTTATAATCTTATTCCCGTGATTAATTACCCTGTGAATGCATGACTACAGTTTctatataattaattaaacccCGACAGCACCCAATGATTTGACCTTGATTTAGTTAATCGctttcatacttgaattgacCCCGTTTCATCACATATTACCTCATAACCTCATGGATACCCTACAAAAGTCCCTTAATATATCATGTGAACCCTAAACCCCTCACAAATTTGAATTATTTCTTTTGGGAACCCTGATCTTAATAACATTCCGTCTTTTTGAAAACTTGTCACTTGATCCTTGAAAATACCAACCCTTGTAATCTTGTCCTTGGTCAAGAACcctttgaaattaaaatgaattgattaaGGAATTTGATGGTATGTTCTGGTAAGACTGAGGCGCCAGTCATTGTTAAAAACATCAGTAgcagggagcctgatggttttattTGGCCAATGTGTGTTGGGGATTCCTCAATTGTTATGAATCACTGGTTATGTGGTTCGGAGCTTTAATGTGGGATGATCACCCCTCATTACTCATAGCGCTGTGTGATTTCCAAATCCATTCACTTACTAAAAACTTGATCTTTTATTTGAGATATCTTATTGTCGATTATCTTCTGTTATTATTTTAATGAGTATATGATGCATTGTTATTCACTGTTATTCACTTGTTGAgcgttttgctcattaatattgttattgatgttatcccttcagtgAAACCCGGAGATGGTTTATTTCAAGCAAATTGCACGTAAGACTTCCGGGGACTCGGGGTATGCCTACCGtcagatgttggagcaggtagggaactagtagttccctaaGGATTATAAGCTTTGGGTTTAAAATtggtagaaatttgacttaagatatttttggtctgtaataataaagatgttagatgttgttcaaactcattTCTGTGTATTCGGGGATTATGGTTAAGGGTTGTAGCCTTAATATTCTATCTTTTGTAGTACTTTACTGTTTAATTAATATGATGCATATTTCTGCTATTTAGTAGTGTGGGTCCGtcataggttggtatcagagccacaggtttgaGTCACTGAACAATATAGGATAAATGAATATAAGATAGGAATTTAGAGAATAGGATGAACTTAGGTCATTTGGGTTTTGGGGCGTTAGAAACTATAGGTTTTCtgacccttttatttataaccgcgtatatatatataactgtttGAAAGGCATCATCCTCATCGACTCCCGAATTCCCTTCTACTGTGCCATTCCCTCTTTACGAGCAGATGGTATTGATGGTGATCGACTGGAGGGCTAGAACGTGAATCTTCGATGTCGGGTGGACCAGTCTACATGTTTCCCGAGGTATATGTAgactcaaatggaattgaagttctttGAATTGAAGCAAGAAGCAGTGATTGTAGGAGAGTATGAGAAGAAATTCACTGAACTGGCTAGGTTTGTCGGAGATTATGTGGACACGGATGAGAAGAGAGCGAAAAGATTTCAATAAGGATTGAAGCCTTGGCTACGAAGCAGAGTGGTTGCCTTTGAATTGACCACATATGTTAAAGTGGTCCAGAAGGCGATGGTAATTGAAGGAGAAAGTGATCAAAACttgaaggagaaagagagtaagaaaagaaagtttggaAGTAATAGAGAAGGATTGGCTCAAGGGAGCCAAAGTGGAAGGAATTTCAAGAAGTATGGATTCCAGAACCAAGGAGGACCCCGAAGCTTTAAGAAGGGTGATATTAAGAGTCAGAAGAATAGGATTCAAGGGCCAAGTGGATTAAGATCCCAGCAAGCAAATCCAGAGTGTAAATTCTGCAACAAGAGACACGTGGGTAACTGCAATAAGGCCGACATCGTTTGTTACAAGTGCAATTCGAAAGGTTATTATGCGAATGAGTGCCAAAACCCGAAGCCTCCTGTTACATGCTTCAAGTGTGGAAAGACCGGTCACCTGTCTAGGGATTGCAAGACCTCCGGAAATAGCAAGTTGATGCAATTGACGGCCGCCCCTTACAATCAAGCAATGACATCTTCTGTTCCAATTCTTCAACTACCTTCAAACAAACCTTCTGAATCTGCAACTCCAGTGTTTCCTCCTTTCTATCCTGCTTAGGCCCGGACATTCAACATGAATATCAAGGATGATGTTCAGAGTTCTGAAGTTGTGGCAGGTACGCATTCTGTCAACAATGGCAATGCTAAAGTGCTATTTGATTtcggagctactagatctttcatATCTAAATCTTTTGTTGGAAATTTAAATTGTGAAATTGAAATGTTAGTTGAACCTCTATCTATCATTGTGGctaatcaagaacaagtatttGTAAAAAGTATTTGCCCCCGGTGTAAAGTAGAGATTTCAGGCTATAGTTTCCTTGCTTCCCTTATACCTTTTCGACTAGGAGAATtcgacgttatattaggaatgaattGGCTAGCAGAGCTTGGTGCTCAGATAGATTataagaagaagaaagtgattcttAAGTCCCCTCAAGGAAAGAAGGTAGTGTTTAAAGGATGAAAACAAGTTAAAATATTTTTGACGATGATTCAAGCGAAAAAGttgttaagacaaggatgtgaaggGTATTTGGTTCATGTAATTGATAGATCTAAGGAAATGCCGAATATAGAAAGTATCCCGATAGTTAGCAAATTTCCTGATATATTTCCGGATGAACTTCCTAGATTTCCGCCTGACCGTCAAATTGAGTTTTCTATCGACTTAGCGCCCAGCGTGGAACCTGTATCGAAGGCACCTTATCgtatggcaccagcagaaatgaaggaattggccaagcaactaaaagagttattggataaaggagttataaggccaagtgtatcaccgtggggtgctccagttctgtttgtgaaaaagaaagatggaagtatgagaatgtgcatcgactatagagagttAAACAAATTAAcaattaagaataggtaccctttacctcgtattgatgatttgtttgatcaacttaagGGAGCAGCTTActtctcgaagattgacttgcgatcgggatatcaccagttgaagaTTAAGCTGGAAGACATTCCAAAGTCTACTTTCAgaaccagatacggacattacgagtttctagttaTGGCATTCGGATTGGCAAATGCACCAGccgcctttatggatttgatgaaccgagtattcaaggagtatttggataagtttgtcattgtgtttatcgacgacaTCCTAATATACTCAAAGACTGAGGGAGAACATGCTGAACATCTGATAATAGCTTTAGAGATTTTAAGAAATgagaagttatatgccaagttttcgaagtgtgagttCTGGCTGCAATTGAATTTGCTTTGAAGttgtggagacattatctatatggagaaaaatacgagatatatacggatcacaagagcctgaagtacaatttcactcaaaaggaattaAACACGAggcaacgaagatggttggagttgattaaggactatgattgcacgatCAGTTATCATTCCGGGAAAGCAAATGTAGTAGTGGATGCTTTAAGTCACAAGGAGAGATTGAATGTGTTGACTATGGCCCAAGAGTTATCAAAGGAATTTAAGCAGAGGAGACTTGAGATTCGAGCTCCAAGTGCACCTACAGAAATGATTTGTAcgatgacttttcaaccagaattattacaAAAGATTAAGAAGTGCCAAGAATAAGTGATGAATCAAAGGATGAATGAGTTGACTGGGGAAGAGATTTGCACTCAAAGAGACAACCAAGGAATTCTAAGATtctcttcaagaatttggataccgaatatggaagaattgaagaatgagattttgaaggatgctcacaactcagaattttctattcacccgggaagcacaaaaatgtaccaagatttgaaacAGAACTTTTGATGGTCggatatgaagaaggagattgcACAATGGATTAGTAGATGTTACACTTGTCAAAGGGTAAAAGCCGAACATCATAGACCGAGTGGACTAATTCAACCCTTAGAGATACCTGAATAGAAGTGGGAGCACATTTACAATATTTTTCATgtatcattgcttaagaagttcAACCCCGACGCCAAATTTATCATAGAGAATGAACCAGTGGAGATTGAGCTAGATTTGTCTTATGTCGAGCAGCCGGTTAGCATTCTAGATAAAAAGGATAAAGTGTTAAGGAATAGAATAGTTCCTTTagtgaaagttttgtggagaaatcccaaAATTAAAGAGTCCACATGGGAATTAGAAAATGATATGTTAGATAAGTATCCTCATCTATTTACTTAaattctggggacaaaatccttTAAGGGAGGAATGTTGTAATAATTTTTATTTGTATTGGATGTTAGGAATTATGAGAATTCAATGGTTCGTATATGTTCTTCATTGTGTGGCATTGTGAATATTGTAGATTATTTATAAGCGTATAACTAATTGTACACAAGCAAGTTTCGTTACGTGATTAGATAATAATCGTAATAGTTGGATTAGACAATAGATCATAATTCGTATAAtagctgtggcgccctccaaacccgggtcagaagtttggggtccacacacacaccttaatcataacctgcttataacaataataaagataataataatatatacaatgaccctacttaccaacaaccacggaccgcaacaggttaaagtatgcacacaagccaaacacactaatatattacaaaccgttcaaatctcaactatttcaaattcaaactgagtattaaacattattacaaacttttacaaacttaaattattccaaaagaagcctactagctcagttTTCTCAACCTGagcccctagctctcgcgctggactggggatcctctttaccaactggttcctttttaactggaaagaatagaaacaacatcgcacaaatgagctaactagctcagcaagtcacaatgacaaaactgagaataatgatcatcaggtgaatatggttatgatatcaagtgaacaatggattatgatttagaattggatattatacatttaatttaaaaaccaaggttaggctgctgatcagtcacggactaaccccgagcaaggcacacagcattgctctaactactggatccaaggcacacattggcctaacttgaccattatatggtctgaccacgaatctgatccacaattttataaaaacaatccaattctaacataataacagagtatgcaataataagcaataaccgaaatcattaacaacaataaatgtttaacaatgaaagggtttcaatccttgtaaggatcaataaggtaatttaaaagcttggatgctgggtaatgaaagaattggataacaaaggaatcaacgtttcaaggtttcaaggatttggtctttcaaagtataagataccatgggttgagtatataatagttcatttcagtgtttggtatttagttt
This sequence is a window from Apium graveolens cultivar Ventura chromosome 9, ASM990537v1, whole genome shotgun sequence. Protein-coding genes within it:
- the LOC141685684 gene encoding uncharacterized protein LOC141685684 — protein: MNIKDDVQSSEVVAGTHSVNNGNAKVLFDFGATRSFISKSFVGNLNCEIEMLVEPLSIIVANQEQVFVKSICPRCKVEISGYSFLASLIPFRLGEFDVILGMNWLAELGAQIDYKKKKVILKSPQGKKVVFKG